CCCCGCTGGGCCAGCTCCACATCCATGTCGGCCTTCTGCAGCAGCCGCAGCAGGATGTTCTCCACGTCTTCCCCCACGTAGCCGGCTTCGGTGAGGGTGGTGGCGTCGGCGACGGCGAAGGGCACCTCGAGGATCTCGGCCAGGGTCTGTGCCAGCAGGGTCTTGCCGCAGCCGGTGGGACCGATCAGCAGGATGTTGCTCTTGTGGAGCCGGGTGGCCGTCTCGTCGGTTTCACCCTTGCCGTCCCCCTGCCAGGCGAGCCGTTTGTAATGGTTGTAGACCGCCACGGAGAGCGACTTCTTGGCCTCCTCCTGGCCCACCACCTGGCGATCGAGGAAGGCCTTGATCTCCTGGGGCTTGGGCACCTCCGCCAGGGTGGGAACGGGTTTGGCGGGCTTCTTGGTGCCGGACTTGCCCCGGGCAGGCTCCGCGGCGTGACGGGCACCGCCGCCGCTGCCGTGGGTGTCCACCAGTTCCTCGTCGAGGATCTCGTTGCAGAGATCGATGCACTCGTCGCAGATGTAGACCCCGGGGCCGGCGATCAGCTTGCGGACCTGCTCCTGGGACTTGCCGCAGAACGAGCACTTCAGGTGGGCGTCGAACTTGGCCATCGGCAGGATCGGCGGGACGAAACGTCCGGGGAGGGGAGGTCAGAGGCACTGGGCCCTGGGGTCAGCATTGACCCACAGGCTGGATCCGGCAGCTTTCCTTAAGGATCAAACAGGATCGACAAGGGGGACAGGGCAGTTCCGGGGCCTCACCATCCCACAGATCGGAGCGATGCACCATCGCCCGATGCCAGCTGGGGGGTCAGCTGCTGGCGACGGCCGTGCGGGTCGTTTCGTTGACCACCCGGTCGATCAGGCCGTAGTCCACCGCCTCGGCGGGGGAGAGGAAGTAGTCGCGGTCGGTATCCTCGGCGATCTTCTCGAGGGGTTGGCCGGTGTGTTCGGCCATCAGGCCGTTGAGGGTGTCCTTGAGGAAGAGGATCTCCTTGGCCTGGATCTCGATGTCCACGGCCTGGCCCTGGGCGCCGCCCAGCGGCTGGTGGATCATGATCCGGGCGCTGGGCAGGGCCAGCCGTTTGCCCTTGGTGCCTCCCGAGAGCAGGAACGCCCCCATCGAGGCCGCCAGGCCGTAGCAGATGGTCACCACGTCAGGGGCCACCTGCTGCATGGTGTCGTAGATGGCCAGCCCTGCCGTGACCGAGCCACCGGGGGAGTTGATGTAGATCTGGATGTCCTTCTCCGGATCCTCCGCTTCCAGGAAGAGAAGCTGGGCCACCAGGGCATCGGCCACGGCGTCATCGATGCCCGTGCCCAGGAAGATGATCCGCTCGCGCAGCAGGCGCGAATAGATGTCGAAGGCGCGCTCCCCCTTGCCGGACTGCTCCACCACGGTGGGCAGCACGCCCGGGGCCGCCATCGGCATGCCGATCGTGGCCTCGGGGCGGGGCCCCGCCCAGAGGTTCTGGACGGGGTGGGACCGC
This sequence is a window from Cyanobium sp. PCC 7001. Protein-coding genes within it:
- the clpP gene encoding ATP-dependent Clp endopeptidase proteolytic subunit ClpP; its protein translation is MIHAHQPIAQRSHPVQNLWAGPRPEATIGMPMAAPGVLPTVVEQSGKGERAFDIYSRLLRERIIFLGTGIDDAVADALVAQLLFLEAEDPEKDIQIYINSPGGSVTAGLAIYDTMQQVAPDVVTICYGLAASMGAFLLSGGTKGKRLALPSARIMIHQPLGGAQGQAVDIEIQAKEILFLKDTLNGLMAEHTGQPLEKIAEDTDRDYFLSPAEAVDYGLIDRVVNETTRTAVASS